The Eleutherodactylus coqui strain aEleCoq1 chromosome 6, aEleCoq1.hap1, whole genome shotgun sequence genome window below encodes:
- the LOC136571955 gene encoding olfactory receptor 2G6-like, which yields MENSNQSVPNRFFLLGLSTVPHLQVLGFLVFVVIYIITLSGNCLLLFTVRISPKLHTPMYFFLSNLAFIDICFSSTILPVILVNTIYKDKSISVGGCVLQMFCALLLGATECVLLSVMSYDRFAAICRPLHYSSIMNMRFCIILALIPWIAGFVNSSIQVPITWRLPFCRSHHINHFFCEVPAFLKLSCRDPLLNEIAMYTAAGTIVLFCFLLTFISYVYIISTLLKLRSSQGKQAAFSTCFSHLTVVTLYYGTIMFNYTQPRSSQPRESSKTVSVLYTVVIPMLNPIIYSIRNKDVKKCIRQTLQKKVRLSKSILT from the coding sequence ATGGAAAATTCCAACCAAAGTGTTCCAAATCGGTTCTTCCTGCTTGGATTATCTACTGTTCCTCACCTCCAAGTTTTAGGGTTCCTTGTATTTGTGGTGATATATATTATTACACTGTCAGGGAATTGTCTTCTTCTCTTTACTGTGAGGATCAGCCCCAAATTACACACCCCTATGTACTTCTTCCTGAGTAATCTCGCTTTcattgacatctgtttctcctccaCTATACTTCCTGTGATCCTCGTAAATACCATATACAAAGACAAGAGTATCTCAGTGGGTGGATGTGTTCTCCAGATGTTCTGTGCATTGCTGCTCGGTGCAACAGAGTGCGTGTTACTTTCTGTTATGTCCTATGATCGATTTGCAGCCATTTGTAGACCATTGCACTATAGCAGTATTATGAATATGAGGTTTTGCATCATCTTAGCCCTAATCCCATGGATTGCTGGTTTTGTAAACTCCTCTATACAAGTGCCCATCACCTGGAGGCTTCCATTCTGTAGGAGTCATCATATCAACCATTTTTTTTGTGAAGTACCTGCTTTCTTAAAACTTTCTTGCAGAGATCCTTTGCTTAATGAGATAGCAATGTATACAGCAGCCGGAAccattgttttattttgttttctctTGACTTTTATTTCCTATGTTTATATCATCTCCACACTTTTGAAGCTCCGTTCTTCACAAGGAAAACAAGCAGCTTTTTCTACATGCTTCTCCCACCTCACTGTTGTCACCCTCTATTATGGAACCATCATGTTCAATTATACTCAACCTCGATCTTCTCAACCTCGGGAGTCAAGCAAGACTGTATCTGTTCTCTATACGGTGGTCATTCCAATGCTGAATCCCATCATCTACAGCATCAGAAATAAGGATGTTAAGAAATGTATAAGGCAGACTCTCCAAAAAAAAGTGAGACTATCTAAAAGCATTTTGACGTGA